The following are from one region of the Ignavibacteriota bacterium genome:
- the murA gene encoding UDP-N-acetylglucosamine 1-carboxyvinyltransferase: MDKFVIKGGRKLSGSVKVSGSKNSSLALMPASILASGKSILKNTPELNDVYTMSKLLKHLGVEISFKNEILELDTSGINDFTAPYEHVKKMRASIYVLGPLLAKFGKATVSLPGGCAWGPRPVDLHIEAMKKLGANIDLKDGYIIAEAKKLNGAKINFDVSSVGATGNAMMAAALAKGTTLINNAAIEPEITQLAEFLVQMGSKINGVGTNKIEIEGVDELHPANIITIPDRIETGTLLIAAAITKSNINLTSTSSEYLDAVLLKLEDTGCEIKRSPDQISIDCRNIELKPVSVTTSIYPGFPTDMQAQWTSLMSIVNGVSTVTDSIYFDRFKHVPELNRLGAQIVLDNNTAIVTGVKKLKGAKVMSTDLRASATLVLAGLIAEGTTDVLRVYHLDRGYQRIEEKLKFLGADIQRVESKEY; the protein is encoded by the coding sequence ATGGATAAATTTGTAATAAAAGGTGGACGAAAACTTTCTGGAAGTGTTAAAGTAAGCGGATCTAAAAACAGTTCGCTCGCTTTAATGCCTGCATCAATTCTTGCATCAGGAAAATCTATTCTTAAAAACACACCTGAATTGAATGATGTTTACACGATGTCAAAACTGTTGAAGCATCTGGGAGTTGAAATCTCTTTTAAAAATGAAATACTTGAATTAGATACTTCAGGAATAAATGACTTCACTGCACCTTATGAACACGTAAAAAAAATGCGTGCTTCTATTTATGTGCTCGGACCTTTATTAGCAAAATTTGGAAAAGCTACGGTTTCTTTACCTGGTGGTTGTGCGTGGGGTCCAAGACCGGTGGATCTTCATATTGAAGCGATGAAAAAATTAGGAGCCAATATTGATTTAAAAGACGGATACATAATTGCTGAAGCAAAAAAACTGAATGGAGCTAAAATTAATTTTGATGTGTCATCTGTCGGTGCCACCGGAAATGCAATGATGGCTGCTGCATTAGCAAAAGGAACGACTCTTATTAACAATGCAGCGATTGAACCTGAAATAACACAACTTGCTGAATTTCTTGTTCAAATGGGTTCAAAAATTAATGGAGTTGGAACAAATAAAATTGAGATCGAAGGTGTTGATGAATTGCATCCTGCAAATATTATCACAATACCTGATAGAATTGAAACCGGTACATTATTAATTGCAGCAGCGATCACGAAAAGCAATATTAACCTGACAAGTACATCTTCTGAATATTTGGATGCAGTATTGTTGAAACTTGAAGATACCGGATGCGAGATTAAAAGGAGTCCGGATCAGATTTCAATTGATTGCAGGAATATTGAGCTCAAACCTGTTTCAGTAACCACATCTATTTATCCGGGGTTTCCGACAGATATGCAGGCACAGTGGACAAGTCTGATGTCTATTGTGAACGGAGTTTCAACTGTTACCGATTCAATTTATTTTGACAGGTTCAAACATGTTCCTGAATTGAACAGACTTGGTGCACAAATTGTTCTGGACAATAATACAGCGATAGTTACAGGGGTTAAAAAATTAAAAGGTGCAAAAGTCATGTCAACTGATCTTCGTGCAAGTGCAACTCTTGTCCTTGCCGGACTTATTGCTGAAGGCACTACTGATGTTTTGAGAGTTTATCATCTTGACAGAGGTTATCAGAGAATAGAAGAAAAGTTAAAATTCCTCGGAGCCGATATTCAAAGAGTTGAAAGCAAAGAATATTAA
- a CDS encoding HD domain-containing protein yields the protein MNVSEEIKKYNFLQQAAELTGKMNVKTFIVGGFVRDLILKKECKDIDFLIIGDVMTYAQTFANQLGIKDIVVYRTFGTAHFVYDGINFEFVAARKESYKRSSRKPEVTDGTFLDDISRRDFTINTLAVSIMKDNFGDVIDQFNGLSDIENKIIRTPIDPKITFDDDPLRILRAFRFASQLNFIVDDSVMQAAEEFRERLEIVSQERKTDEFLKILKSPKPSIGLNLLQQSKVMEVIFPEISVMIGVEQRKDYHHKDVFYHTLEVVDNISLRTDDVWLRFSALVHDIAKPKTKKFVEGIGWTFHGHEEIGARMMRSIFKRMKLPFNKLEYIEKLIRLHLRPIALVKDDVTDSAIRRLVVAADENLEDLITLCRADITSKNPEKVERYLQNYEIVMKKVLEVQEKDKLRAFQSPVSGEVIMQVCKIKPSKKVGEIKTAIEEAILDGIIANNYEEAYEYLLKIKEDFL from the coding sequence ATGAACGTCAGCGAAGAAATAAAAAAATATAATTTCCTTCAACAAGCAGCTGAACTAACCGGGAAAATGAATGTAAAGACTTTCATTGTTGGTGGTTTTGTCAGAGACTTAATTTTAAAAAAAGAATGCAAGGATATTGATTTTCTTATTATTGGCGATGTAATGACCTATGCTCAAACCTTCGCGAACCAGCTTGGTATCAAAGATATTGTTGTGTACAGAACTTTCGGAACTGCACACTTTGTATATGATGGAATTAATTTTGAGTTTGTTGCTGCGAGAAAAGAATCTTATAAGCGATCGAGCAGAAAACCTGAAGTAACCGATGGAACTTTTCTGGATGATATTTCCCGGCGTGATTTTACAATTAACACGCTTGCTGTATCTATAATGAAAGATAATTTTGGTGATGTGATTGATCAGTTCAATGGACTGAGTGATATTGAAAATAAAATTATCAGGACGCCAATCGATCCTAAAATTACTTTCGATGACGATCCGCTCCGCATTTTACGCGCATTCCGTTTTGCTTCGCAATTGAATTTTATAGTGGATGATTCAGTGATGCAGGCTGCTGAGGAATTTCGCGAACGTCTTGAAATAGTTTCACAGGAAAGAAAGACTGATGAGTTCCTGAAAATTTTAAAATCTCCAAAACCTTCAATCGGATTAAATTTATTACAGCAATCGAAAGTTATGGAAGTTATATTTCCTGAAATTTCAGTGATGATTGGTGTTGAGCAAAGAAAAGATTATCATCATAAAGATGTATTCTATCATACCCTTGAAGTTGTGGACAATATTTCTCTCAGAACCGATGATGTCTGGCTGCGATTTTCTGCATTGGTTCATGACATTGCAAAACCAAAAACAAAAAAGTTTGTTGAAGGAATTGGCTGGACATTTCACGGTCACGAAGAAATCGGCGCACGAATGATGAGATCAATTTTTAAAAGAATGAAACTGCCGTTTAATAAGCTCGAGTATATAGAAAAATTAATTAGATTACATTTGCGTCCAATAGCACTTGTGAAAGATGATGTTACCGACTCAGCGATTCGAAGATTGGTTGTTGCTGCTGATGAAAACCTGGAAGATTTAATTACGTTGTGCAGAGCGGATATCACGAGTAAAAATCCTGAAAAGGTCGAAAGGTATCTGCAGAATTATGAGATAGTAATGAAGAAAGTGCTTGAAGTTCAGGAAAAGGATAAATTGCGGGCTTTTCAATCTCCGGTTAGTGGTGAAGTAATCATGCAGGTTTGTAAAATAAAACCATCAAAGAAAGTTGGTGAAATAAAAACCGCAATCGAAGAAGCAATCCTCGATGGAATCATAGCTAACAATTATGAAGAAGCCTATGAATATCTTTTAAAGATTAAAGAAGATTTTCTTTAA
- a CDS encoding TolC family protein, translating to MRYILIIYLSFFITGFSLSQEKLTLEKAIGIALHKNSQLLISTSQIEGYESSVQAAYGNFLPSLGLNAGWDWSRSDVKGVGTVVINGIPVPRVSTTSTSRNYRGSVYTDWTLFDGLANFAQLSKTENELQSAQYSLERVKQDIVFQTMSLYYDVVYAEQLLRVKKADLKWNEKNLETIKERNRLGAATLADVYQQEVAKGNAELELIKTENQLEISKKDLLFYLGEDILQEFVFSDTLTSAETEILNSDLLNDYENITELVTQALNKRFDYQSAVLNFESSKEGVTIAESGHWPSLTANGNYSLYTDNLSTIDQSKTLGFGLSLNIPLFSGWSVTNRVQLAEVQSKISEVEKSDLERDIKRQIKTTFLNLQAAQKGLGVSEKNIAAARENLKIEEEKYSLGSGKLLDVLIVNSRYTDALTSLLNAQFAYIVLSQQMRYYLGILDYKIYEQQ from the coding sequence ATGCGATATATTCTAATAATCTATCTTTCATTTTTTATAACTGGTTTTTCATTAAGTCAGGAAAAACTGACACTTGAAAAAGCAATTGGCATAGCACTTCATAAAAATTCACAATTATTAATCAGCACAAGTCAGATTGAAGGATATGAATCCAGCGTTCAGGCAGCGTATGGAAATTTTTTACCTTCGCTTGGATTAAATGCAGGCTGGGATTGGTCTCGATCAGATGTTAAAGGTGTTGGTACGGTTGTGATTAATGGAATTCCTGTACCAAGAGTAAGCACTACTTCAACTTCCAGAAATTACAGAGGTTCAGTTTATACTGATTGGACTCTATTCGATGGCTTAGCAAATTTTGCACAGCTTTCAAAGACTGAAAATGAATTGCAATCTGCTCAATACTCACTTGAAAGAGTAAAGCAGGATATAGTTTTTCAGACAATGTCACTTTACTATGACGTGGTTTATGCTGAACAGTTACTTCGTGTTAAGAAAGCTGATTTGAAATGGAACGAAAAAAATCTTGAAACCATAAAAGAGAGAAACAGACTCGGAGCTGCTACACTTGCGGATGTTTATCAACAGGAAGTTGCAAAAGGTAATGCAGAACTTGAATTGATAAAAACTGAAAACCAGCTTGAAATTTCTAAGAAGGATTTATTATTCTATCTTGGTGAAGATATCTTACAGGAATTTGTTTTTTCAGATACACTAACTTCTGCTGAAACAGAAATTCTGAATTCTGATCTGTTGAATGATTATGAAAATATTACAGAACTTGTTACTCAGGCTTTGAATAAACGTTTTGATTACCAGAGTGCAGTCCTGAATTTTGAAAGCTCAAAGGAAGGAGTAACAATTGCAGAATCCGGTCACTGGCCAAGTTTAACAGCAAATGGAAACTATTCGCTTTATACTGATAATCTGTCAACGATTGATCAATCAAAAACTCTCGGATTTGGATTAAGCCTGAACATTCCGTTATTCTCAGGCTGGTCCGTTACTAACAGAGTGCAGCTCGCAGAAGTACAATCAAAAATAAGTGAAGTTGAAAAGAGTGATCTTGAAAGAGATATAAAACGACAGATAAAAACAACCTTCCTGAATTTACAGGCTGCTCAAAAAGGATTGGGTGTAAGTGAAAAAAACATTGCAGCCGCCAGAGAAAACTTGAAGATTGAGGAAGAAAAATATTCATTGGGATCTGGCAAACTGCTCGATGTTTTAATCGTTAATTCACGCTATACTGATGCACTCACAAGTCTTTTGAACGCACAGTTTGCTTATATAGTGCTGAGTCAGCAAATGAGATATTACCTCGGAATACTGGATTATAAAATTTATGAACAACAATAG
- a CDS encoding efflux RND transporter periplasmic adaptor subunit: MANGTRKKSKKKLFIFGGLGLLVLILVIVALTGGSKENIILVQTEKVSKRSITQTVTATGTIDPEFKVVITPEVTGEIISLPVKEGDVVRKGQLLIKIKGDQYMAQKDRLEANLKSSEASLQMSDAELKRVKLEYDRVKELHSKGLASQSEYETAETNYLTSKASYDAASANVLQSKAQLREVLDILYKTTIYSPIDGIVTQLNVELAERVLGSGFSQGTDIMTVADLNKMQAVVDVDENDVVLVSVGDTANVKVDAFGDRIFHGVVVEIGNSAKATGFGTQEQVVNFSVKINLMDLDPNLRPGMSCNADIETETVKDVISVPIQSVTARTNVPEDNDSTKVEKTKDGETQKSMMKKPKEVVFLADNGKAKMVAVETGISDDNFIEIKSGLKDGEVVISGSYRAISRELENGSIVRVEDKKGGQSNQEMVAEEEN, encoded by the coding sequence ATGGCAAACGGCACAAGAAAAAAATCAAAGAAGAAACTTTTCATTTTTGGGGGACTTGGTCTTCTCGTTCTCATCCTCGTTATTGTTGCTTTAACGGGTGGCAGCAAGGAAAATATTATCCTGGTGCAAACAGAAAAAGTTTCAAAGAGAAGTATTACTCAAACTGTAACAGCTACCGGAACGATTGATCCGGAATTTAAAGTCGTGATTACACCTGAAGTAACTGGTGAAATTATCAGCTTGCCTGTTAAAGAAGGTGATGTTGTAAGGAAAGGTCAGCTTTTAATCAAGATAAAAGGTGATCAGTATATGGCGCAGAAAGACAGACTCGAAGCTAATCTGAAATCATCCGAAGCATCTTTACAGATGAGTGATGCTGAATTGAAAAGAGTAAAGCTTGAATATGATCGTGTTAAAGAACTTCACAGCAAAGGACTTGCGAGCCAATCAGAATATGAAACAGCGGAAACAAATTATCTTACTTCTAAAGCATCGTATGATGCAGCATCTGCAAATGTTCTTCAAAGTAAAGCACAATTGAGAGAAGTTCTTGATATACTTTATAAAACTACAATTTATTCTCCGATAGATGGTATTGTTACTCAGCTAAATGTTGAACTTGCAGAAAGAGTTCTCGGTAGTGGTTTTAGTCAGGGAACTGATATTATGACGGTTGCTGATCTGAATAAAATGCAGGCTGTTGTTGATGTTGATGAGAATGATGTCGTTCTCGTTTCCGTTGGAGATACCGCAAATGTGAAAGTGGATGCTTTTGGTGATAGAATATTTCATGGAGTAGTTGTTGAAATAGGTAACAGTGCAAAAGCCACTGGATTCGGAACTCAGGAACAGGTTGTGAATTTTTCTGTTAAGATAAACCTGATGGATCTCGATCCTAATCTTCGTCCGGGAATGTCATGCAATGCAGATATTGAAACTGAAACAGTTAAAGACGTAATAAGTGTGCCGATTCAAAGCGTTACTGCGAGAACAAATGTGCCGGAGGATAATGATTCAACAAAGGTTGAGAAGACTAAAGATGGCGAAACTCAAAAATCAATGATGAAGAAACCAAAAGAAGTTGTTTTTCTTGCTGACAATGGAAAAGCAAAAATGGTTGCTGTCGAAACAGGTATCAGTGATGATAATTTCATCGAAATAAAAAGCGGCTTAAAAGATGGTGAAGTTGTAATCTCCGGCAGCTATCGTGCTATTTCACGGGAATTAGAAAATGGTTCCATTGTTAGAGTCGAAGATAAAAAAGGCGGTCAAAGTAATCAGGAAATGGTTGCCGAAGAAGAAAACTAA
- a CDS encoding ABC transporter ATP-binding protein, with translation MNIINIEHIAKIYQVGLEEVRALRDVTLRIDKNEYVAIMGPSGSGKSTLMNMLGCLDTPTSGKYEFNGVNVSEMNDNELARIRNKEIGFVFQTFNLLPRSDALHNVELPLIYAGVSYSERREKAYKALVDVGLADRVHHKPNELSGGQRQRVAIARALVTNPSIILADEPTGNLDSKTGEEIMNLFNEIQQKGNTIILVTHEEYIAEHAARIIRLKDGLVEKDEKVQNRYIPQKINSHVEI, from the coding sequence ATGAATATCATTAACATAGAACATATAGCGAAAATATATCAGGTTGGGTTGGAGGAAGTTCGAGCGCTTCGTGATGTTACACTCAGGATTGATAAGAATGAATATGTAGCTATTATGGGTCCATCAGGTTCCGGCAAATCAACTTTGATGAATATGCTTGGATGTCTCGATACACCAACTTCAGGTAAATATGAGTTTAACGGTGTTAATGTAAGTGAAATGAATGATAATGAGCTTGCAAGAATCAGGAATAAGGAAATAGGATTTGTCTTTCAAACATTCAATCTTCTTCCAAGATCAGATGCGTTACACAACGTAGAGCTACCATTAATTTATGCCGGAGTTTCTTATAGTGAAAGAAGAGAGAAGGCTTATAAAGCTTTAGTTGATGTTGGACTGGCAGACAGAGTTCATCACAAACCAAACGAACTTTCGGGCGGACAGAGACAAAGAGTTGCTATCGCAAGAGCTCTGGTAACTAATCCTTCAATTATTCTTGCAGACGAACCAACCGGTAATCTTGATTCAAAAACCGGTGAAGAAATAATGAATTTGTTTAACGAGATACAGCAGAAAGGCAATACTATAATTCTTGTAACGCACGAAGAATATATTGCAGAACATGCTGCGCGGATAATAAGGCTAAAAGATGGTTTGGTGGAGAAGGATGAGAAAGTACAAAACAGATACATCCCACAAAAAATTAATTCACATGTAGAAATATAA
- a CDS encoding FtsX-like permease family protein — protein MRYILFEFKEGMKIALRALQANKVRTSLTMLGIFIGITVVVLMSTAIKGIDNSFQNGISALGSDVLYIDKWAWFSNEEWWKLRNRKSITMADYEQFKSLAKLPLAVAPVINSQQTIKFGEKRVDGVFLTGSNADYVKTTNFTFDQGRFYNDVESNASRQVAVIGSEIAKKLFPRGDGLDKTIKIGNANFKVVGILTEQGSFILGPFNPDNQVFIPIGTIFKNFIAEHRGTVTFNVRAPNPAMLEETKSEAEGVMRKVRGLKYNEENDFSINQQEGLMAEYNSVVGVIQIAGLIITGLSLFVGAIGIMNIMFVSVRERTKEIGIRKAIGAKRRTILTQFLLESSAICLLGGIAGLIAAILGSMALNQYFPTSIQIDAVIIAIGVSALTGILSGFAPAYQASKLDPVESLRYE, from the coding sequence ATGAGATACATACTATTTGAATTTAAAGAGGGAATGAAAATTGCTTTAAGGGCTCTGCAAGCGAACAAGGTGAGAACTTCATTAACTATGTTGGGTATATTCATTGGAATTACTGTCGTTGTCCTGATGTCAACCGCTATAAAAGGAATTGATAATTCCTTCCAGAATGGTATCAGTGCACTTGGTTCAGATGTTTTATACATTGATAAATGGGCATGGTTCTCAAATGAAGAATGGTGGAAGCTGCGCAATCGAAAAAGTATTACGATGGCAGATTATGAACAATTTAAATCATTAGCAAAGCTTCCTCTTGCCGTTGCACCCGTAATAAATTCTCAGCAAACAATAAAATTTGGTGAAAAGAGAGTTGATGGTGTTTTTCTTACAGGATCAAATGCTGACTATGTGAAGACTACAAACTTCACTTTTGATCAGGGCAGATTTTATAATGATGTCGAAAGTAATGCTTCACGACAGGTTGCAGTAATCGGAAGTGAAATCGCCAAAAAACTTTTTCCGCGTGGCGATGGTTTGGACAAAACAATTAAAATCGGAAATGCAAACTTCAAAGTTGTTGGTATCCTTACTGAACAGGGAAGTTTTATTCTTGGTCCGTTCAATCCGGATAATCAGGTATTTATTCCTATCGGTACGATATTTAAAAATTTTATTGCTGAACACAGAGGTACGGTTACCTTTAATGTTCGTGCTCCAAATCCTGCAATGCTTGAAGAAACGAAATCTGAAGCTGAAGGTGTTATGCGTAAAGTAAGAGGATTAAAGTACAATGAAGAAAATGACTTCTCAATCAACCAGCAGGAAGGTTTGATGGCTGAATACAATTCAGTTGTTGGTGTAATTCAGATTGCTGGTTTGATAATAACGGGATTATCATTATTCGTAGGTGCAATTGGAATAATGAATATTATGTTCGTTTCTGTCCGTGAAAGAACAAAAGAAATCGGTATCCGCAAAGCCATCGGTGCAAAGAGAAGAACAATTCTAACTCAATTTTTATTGGAGTCATCTGCTATCTGTTTACTGGGTGGAATTGCAGGACTAATAGCAGCAATTTTGGGAAGCATGGCTCTTAATCAATATTTTCCCACATCAATCCAGATAGATGCAGTAATAATTGCAATCGGTGTTTCAGCATTGACCGGAATATTATCCGGCTTTGCTCCTGCATATCAAGCATCGAAATTAGATCCCGTAGAATCATTGAGGTATGAATAA
- a CDS encoding FtsX-like permease family protein has product MNISQLFNIAVQSIINNKLRTTLTILGVVVGIFSIIVIMTIITMLQSSIEDGLAMLNKNTFQIQKHEPMQGPGHNRSDRNRKDITIEEAMRLKEVLTSAQYVGAEQWQFGKVVKFGNIETNPNISVAGATVDALRTNDWNVDYGRDLRENDVEYSANVCLLGPEIVDKLFPNLNPVGQTVRVDNQPLKVIGVLQKQPAMFGESRDNYIVMPITTWQSIYGKYGRSVNITVTSPNKESYNDVIEAAIGHFRKIRKVQAGQPDDFYIFSNESMITQFNTISGPIKIGALAVSLVALIAAGVGIMNIMLVSVTERTREIGIRKAIGAKKSSILIQFLIEAVILCIVGGLVGIALGIGIGNFFGSFLNAQMAIPYDWVIIGITMCVIVGLIFGTYPAYKAANLDPIEALRYE; this is encoded by the coding sequence ATGAATATCAGTCAATTATTTAATATTGCTGTTCAATCAATCATTAATAACAAACTTAGAACTACACTTACAATTCTTGGTGTTGTTGTTGGAATTTTTTCTATCATAGTTATTATGACGATTATCACAATGCTTCAAAGCAGCATTGAAGATGGTCTGGCAATGCTGAACAAAAATACTTTCCAGATACAAAAACATGAACCGATGCAGGGACCCGGTCACAACAGAAGTGACAGAAATAGGAAAGATATTACGATTGAAGAGGCAATGCGTTTAAAAGAAGTGCTGACATCAGCACAATATGTTGGCGCAGAACAATGGCAGTTCGGGAAAGTTGTAAAGTTTGGCAACATCGAAACAAATCCGAACATTAGTGTAGCCGGTGCAACAGTTGATGCTTTGCGAACGAATGATTGGAATGTTGATTATGGAAGAGATTTAAGAGAGAACGATGTTGAATACTCTGCTAATGTTTGCCTGCTTGGACCTGAGATCGTAGATAAATTATTTCCCAACCTAAATCCGGTTGGACAAACTGTTAGAGTTGATAACCAGCCATTGAAAGTTATTGGTGTACTTCAGAAGCAGCCTGCAATGTTTGGTGAAAGCAGAGATAATTATATCGTTATGCCGATAACTACCTGGCAATCTATTTATGGAAAGTACGGTCGTAGTGTAAACATAACAGTTACTTCACCAAATAAAGAATCTTATAACGATGTTATCGAAGCAGCAATTGGGCATTTCAGAAAAATAAGAAAAGTGCAAGCTGGTCAGCCGGATGATTTTTATATTTTCAGCAACGAATCAATGATTACACAGTTTAACACTATTAGTGGTCCGATTAAAATTGGTGCACTTGCTGTTTCACTTGTTGCATTGATTGCTGCAGGTGTTGGTATTATGAATATTATGCTTGTATCGGTTACTGAAAGAACCCGCGAGATTGGGATTCGAAAAGCCATCGGCGCAAAAAAGTCGAGTATATTAATTCAATTTCTGATTGAAGCTGTAATACTTTGTATCGTTGGTGGATTAGTCGGAATTGCCCTTGGTATCGGTATAGGAAATTTCTTCGGAAGTTTCCTGAACGCACAAATGGCAATTCCCTATGATTGGGTGATTATCGGTATTACAATGTGTGTTATTGTTGGACTAATATTCGGAACTTATCCTGCTTACAAAGCTGCAAACCTTGATCCGATTGAAGCATTGAGGTATGAGTGA
- a CDS encoding HigA family addiction module antidote protein, whose protein sequence is MNKKIEPIHPGEILLEEFLIPMEISQYRLAQDISVPARRINEIVLGKRAITADTALRLSEYFGLSERFWLNLQIRYNLEVEKDRLKDRLKREIKKFEKVS, encoded by the coding sequence ATGAATAAAAAAATAGAACCAATACATCCCGGTGAAATATTACTTGAAGAATTTCTGATTCCAATGGAAATTAGTCAATATCGATTAGCACAGGATATAAGTGTTCCTGCCAGAAGAATAAACGAAATTGTTCTTGGCAAAAGGGCGATAACTGCTGATACAGCGTTAAGATTATCGGAATATTTCGGATTATCAGAACGATTTTGGCTGAACTTACAGATAAGATATAATTTGGAAGTAGAAAAAGATAGATTGAAAGACCGACTCAAAAGAGAAATAAAAAAATTTGAAAAAGTGAGTTAG
- a CDS encoding type II toxin-antitoxin system RelE/ParE family toxin, whose amino-acid sequence MINSFSDKSTEDLFNRKFVRHLPPKIQRLAYRKLLLIDGAEKLNDLKIPPGNRLEKLSGDLVGKYSIRINDQLRIVFSWKENNAYEVEIIDYHKG is encoded by the coding sequence ATGATAAATAGTTTTTCTGATAAATCAACTGAAGATTTATTCAATAGAAAATTTGTTAGGCATTTGCCTCCGAAAATTCAAAGGTTGGCTTATAGAAAGCTTCTACTTATTGATGGTGCAGAAAAACTCAATGATTTAAAAATTCCACCTGGTAACAGACTTGAAAAATTATCTGGTGATTTAGTCGGTAAATATAGTATTCGAATAAATGACCAATTGAGAATAGTTTTCAGTTGGAAAGAAAATAACGCCTACGAAGTTGAAATTATAGATTATCATAAAGGATAA
- a CDS encoding DUF2167 domain-containing protein, translating into MKNCFLLFIALYLMTSHQFFSQISDYSPTYGPTKVSIPNSNSSVIIPDSFLFLESYDANQLMREIGNSGMDISGLVMPSSEDADWFVYFKFNDLGYFKMGDVQEELEDIDILEEIKKNTEEQNKKRISSGFSSIDVIGYVEKLYLNKSNQTLNFSIESIQEGLSMVEHRSLYFGRKGLLLSGFVCSKEKYENIKNASYPIRSTVNFDNNYRYADFNPDIDKYAAVGIGTVLVGRQVAKSGWFTKLVKSLGKAIWAFIVGIFAAIWGFIKKIFGKKNSKIDEPLITTTQNKNDTSI; encoded by the coding sequence ATGAAAAATTGTTTTTTACTTTTTATAGCCTTGTATTTGATGACATCTCATCAATTCTTCTCACAAATAAGTGATTATTCTCCAACTTACGGACCGACTAAAGTTTCAATCCCGAATTCTAATTCAAGTGTAATTATTCCAGATAGTTTCCTTTTTCTTGAAAGTTACGATGCAAATCAATTAATGAGAGAAATTGGAAATTCGGGAATGGATATTTCTGGTTTGGTTATGCCTTCTTCTGAAGATGCGGATTGGTTTGTTTATTTCAAATTTAATGACTTAGGATATTTTAAAATGGGAGACGTCCAAGAAGAACTAGAGGATATTGATATTCTAGAAGAAATAAAAAAGAATACGGAAGAACAAAATAAAAAAAGAATTTCCTCTGGTTTCTCATCAATTGATGTAATAGGTTATGTTGAAAAACTTTATTTAAATAAATCCAACCAAACATTAAACTTTTCTATTGAATCAATACAAGAAGGCCTTTCTATGGTAGAGCATCGCTCATTATATTTTGGGAGAAAAGGACTATTATTGAGTGGTTTTGTATGTAGCAAAGAAAAATATGAAAATATTAAAAATGCATCTTATCCAATTCGCTCAACAGTAAATTTTGATAATAATTATCGTTATGCTGATTTTAATCCCGATATTGATAAGTATGCAGCAGTTGGGATAGGAACGGTGTTGGTTGGCCGTCAAGTAGCAAAAAGTGGATGGTTTACAAAACTTGTAAAAAGTCTAGGAAAAGCAATTTGGGCATTTATCGTAGGAATTTTTGCTGCTATTTGGGGATTCATTAAAAAGATTTTCGGGAAAAAAAATTCGAAGATAGATGAACCTTTAATTACAACAACGCAGAATAAAAATGATACCAGCATATAA